The window ATCATGCGCCCGATCAGATGGAGGCCCCAGTTCAGAGATTCAGTCGTTCCGAGCGCATCGGGCTCCCGCGCGCCGCTTGTCACGGGTTTGCCATCGTTCTGAATCAGGACGGAAAACATCCCGCCGTCCAGCTTCACCGTCGCCTCAATGGGGCCGACGCCGTTTTGGTACGCATGGAACCGGGCATTGGCGAGGGCTTCCCCAACGGAGAGCTCAATGCATCGCGCGTCAACATCTCGAGCCCCTCCGATCCGCGCCGTCGCAGCGATGACTTTTCGCACCGCCCGGATCACATGCGGGTCGGTCTCGAGCTGGATGGTAAAGGTCCACGATCCGTGCTCACTCATCACAGGCGTGTCTGCCTCTCTACTGGGGGAGCCGCGCTCAACCATGTGGTTCGCGACCGGGGAGCGAGGCCGTGACGTCGT of the bacterium genome contains:
- a CDS encoding ATP-binding protein gives rise to the protein MSEHGSWTFTIQLETDPHVIRAVRKVIAATARIGGARDVDARCIELSVGEALANARFHAYQNGVGPIEATVKLDGGMFSVLIQNDGKPVTSGAREPDALGTTESLNWGLHLIGRMMDQVEITRSTLGDHGTAIRMSKRLAA